Genomic segment of Candidatus Flexicrinis affinis:
TCTGCTGCACAACGCAGTTCCCGAGCTTGACTTGGCTGAAGTCGATACGACGCTTACGTTGTTCGGCAAGCGGTTGACTGCGCCGATTCTCGTCTCGTCCATGACCGGCGGGACAGGCATGGCGAGCACGATCAACCGCAACCTCGCCGCGGTCGCAGATCGACACGGCTTGGCGATGGGTGTCGGCTCGCAGCGTGCAGCAGTCGAAGATCCGGCGCTGGCCGAGTCGTACAAGATTCGCGCCGTGGCGCCCAACCTGCTGCTGTTCGCGAACATCGGTGCGGTGCAGTTCAACTACGGCTACGGCGTCGACCTATGCCGCCGCGCGGTCGACATGATCGAAGCGGACGCGCTGATCTTGCATTTCAACGTTCTGCAAGAGGCCGTGCAGCCGGAAGGCGACACCAACTTCAGCGACCTGCTCGACAAGATTGCGGAAGTCGCAACACACGTCGGAGTTCCTGTGATCGCCAAGGAAGTCGGCTGGGGATTCAGCGAACAAAACGTACGCGACCTTGCGGCGGCGGGTGTAGCCGCGATTGACGTGGCAGGTGCCGGTGGCACGTCGTGGAGCCAGGTCGAACGCTTCCGGGCGCCATCCCGCTTCCACGAGGAAGTTGCTTCGGCGTTTGAGGATTGGGGCATCACGACCGTCGAGGCCCTGAAGTATGCGCGGCTCGGCGCGCCCCAGCTCCCGATCTTCGCCAGCGGCGGGCTGCGTACCGGTGTCGACATCGCCAAGTGCATCGCGTTAGGGGCCAGCCTTGGCGGAATCGCCGGGCAGTTCTTGCGTGCCGCGACCGAATCCGAGGACGCGGTTGAGCATGTTGTTTCCGTCTTGACCGCTCAACTGCGGATTGCCATGCAGTGTACGGGAAGCCATACGCTCGGCGACCTGCGCAGTGTCACCCTGCTCGAGGATACGCACGCTTGAACCTGTCTCTGATCTCCGACTTCGTCATTGCCACAGAGAAAGCCATTCGTAGCGCTCTCGATGTGATCCCAATGGACAGCTCCGGCTTCGGAACGATGGTGCGTTATCCATTTGGACTCGTCGACGAATACGGTGTGCCGTTCGCTGGGCAGACTGGCAAGCGCATCCGCCCTGCCCTTCTCTTGCTGTGTGCCGACGCCACCGGGTGCGATTGGCGACCCGCCGTGCCCGCAGCTACAGCCGTCGAGCTGCTGCATAACTTCTCGCTCGTCCATGACGACGTGCAGGACAACTCTCCACTCCGCCATGGCCGCCCGACAGTCTGGCGCGTCTGGGGAATCGCCAACGCTATCAACGTCGGGGACGCGCTCTTTGCGCTGAGTCTGCACGTGCTGCAGAATTTGAGCAGCACCGGTGTGGCGCCGGATGTCGTCATTGCCGCAAGCCGGTTGTTCACTGAGACCGCGCTGAAGCTCACGCGTGGTCAGCACCTTGACATGCGCTTCGAGACACTGGATGACGTCTCAGTGGACGCATACCTTGAGATGATCGCCGGCAAAACGGCTGCACTGCTCGGTGTCTGCGGCCAGCTCGGGGCGTTGATCGCTACGGGAGATACGAAGCGTGCCGAGCACTTTGGCGCGTACGCGCTCAACGTCGGCATGGCCTTCCAGATCAGGGACGACATCCTGGGTATATGGGGTGACGAAGCCGTTACGGGAAAGTCGGCATCATCCGATATCGAGGCGCGCAAAAAGTCGCTGCCTGTCCTGCATGGGCTTCCCGCCAGCGAAGAACTGCGCGACTTGTATGCCCGCCCGGCTATGTCCCCATCCGACATCGCTAGTGCTGTCCGGATTCTTGACGAGGTTGGGGCGCGTGACTACGCCGTTCAGCTTGAGCAGCACTACACCCAGCAGGCGATGCACGCACTGGATCGCGCTGCGCCGACGCCCGAGGGCCGGGAGAAGCTGCTCGCCCTGACCACCGCCTTGTTTGCGAGAAGCAGCTAGATCAAATCGCGCAGGACGACGTTGCTCAGAAAGCGCCCGCGTTCGGTTAGTACTACGCGGGTTTCGTTGACGTGCAGCAGTCCCGCGCTCACATGCTTGGTGATCACGTCGCCGTGGAGGTCGAGCAGCGAGACACCGAATCTCGCCGCGAACGTGTCCAGAGAAATGCCTTCCCGCGTCAGCCGAAGGCCCATCATCAACGTGTCGGCGATTTCATCTTGTTGGTCGACTGCCGTCGATTCGGTAATGGCGGGTGTCAGCGGGAATTGAGCAGTAACAGTCTCTTGGAGCAGCCGAACGTACCGCTGGGGCGAGAGTTCGGTCGCGTAGCGCAAACCTCCGGCGTAGCCATGCGCGCCGGGGCCGACACCGATATA
This window contains:
- a CDS encoding polyprenyl synthetase family protein translates to MNLSLISDFVIATEKAIRSALDVIPMDSSGFGTMVRYPFGLVDEYGVPFAGQTGKRIRPALLLLCADATGCDWRPAVPAATAVELLHNFSLVHDDVQDNSPLRHGRPTVWRVWGIANAINVGDALFALSLHVLQNLSSTGVAPDVVIAASRLFTETALKLTRGQHLDMRFETLDDVSVDAYLEMIAGKTAALLGVCGQLGALIATGDTKRAEHFGAYALNVGMAFQIRDDILGIWGDEAVTGKSASSDIEARKKSLPVLHGLPASEELRDLYARPAMSPSDIASAVRILDEVGARDYAVQLEQHYTQQAMHALDRAAPTPEGREKLLALTTALFARSS
- a CDS encoding type 2 isopentenyl-diphosphate Delta-isomerase; translated protein: MSEVTPPTTESRKVDHIKINLERDVQFPRLTTGLERLRLLHNAVPELDLAEVDTTLTLFGKRLTAPILVSSMTGGTGMASTINRNLAAVADRHGLAMGVGSQRAAVEDPALAESYKIRAVAPNLLLFANIGAVQFNYGYGVDLCRRAVDMIEADALILHFNVLQEAVQPEGDTNFSDLLDKIAEVATHVGVPVIAKEVGWGFSEQNVRDLAAAGVAAIDVAGAGGTSWSQVERFRAPSRFHEEVASAFEDWGITTVEALKYARLGAPQLPIFASGGLRTGVDIAKCIALGASLGGIAGQFLRAATESEDAVEHVVSVLTAQLRIAMQCTGSHTLGDLRSVTLLEDTHA